One segment of Thermoanaerobacter kivui DNA contains the following:
- a CDS encoding 5'-nucleotidase C-terminal domain-containing protein — MFRQRSRVLAILVAAIMVFSMFFSAIPQIAFAATSKTFDFIEVTDFHGYLQNDGKLSNGTTYKQQIAGVLAKQIKDIKAQNPDRTVILSGGDMFQGTPLSNVLKGQPVIDMMKNIGFDAITLGNHEYDWGINSVIDTQNATLKDSAIPVLAANVYDKTTGKPVSYVKPYVIIERDGVKIGIIGIVDNKEFPNIIMPAYIQNVEFKDPVPIVNDLAQQLRQQGVQIVVVLAHMGAYQDKSGNATGNLIDFAKQVKGVDAIFGGHTHSIVTTRVNGIPVGVAYYYGRGFIDLKITLNDDGTVTTGDMQYIDITGLYSTQNPVVDPDVQAIVDKASKDVGPIFNEVIGQAAIDLTRTQSAQPYGDSLLGNWAAQVTKDAVGADFGFANNGGLRRDIPKGDITVGMMYQLMPFDNTIVTMKMTGAQVKTILEQAVQDGGKGIQVAGLSFKYDPTRPSMHRVFDMKKSDGTPIAMDKTYLVATNNFMGTGGDGFKGFTDPDVVKTYVDTYKLVRDAFIEAVKAQKVVTSKVDNRIAPGANNSILVTVLATSDIHGNIFPWDYNTAKPANRGLAKVATYVKQVREQYPYVALVDNGDTIQGTPLSYYYDKIDTKAEYPLAKVMGAMKYDTWTLGNHEYNYGLDALNRVIKDMRSEGIHVLSANTYKDDGTNFVDPYYIKTFDTPQGPVKVGILGLTTKTIPSWEDKDHYAGLHFNDLVEEANKWVPKLRAAGADIVVVTMHTGEEKPTDVIPENQVIAVATKVNGIDAIVAGHTHINIPEHDYKNPAGNTVIVTQPGKWGEYVSQIYFDIVKNAEGKWVVGDKWSTTVKMDDSIQADPDIIKLAQPYQDATLKYIGTKIGVAAGDFLGTEQTVKETAIMDLINKVQKYYAKTDLSIAAPLSSSAKILKGDITIQDIMGVYVYENYLYGIKMTGKQLKDWMEWSARYYKQVSSPNDPITKDPTLNIPDYNLDQLYGASYVIDLTQPAGHRIKNLKVNGKLVKDDDVFTVAINNYRFNGGGGFMQAAGITNPEIVFDSAKAYGDDGQVRNLMIRYIQEHGTITPTVENYWYISTTPVEEEIEAPVLQPAPQPVYNYGIVTASALNVRAGASTSDKILGVLPAGKVVTLLEEVNGWYKIDYNGKTGYIYGKYVAETPNPSNVTVLKAVKVTAKSGLNVRVGNSINAKKIGAVPYGTELKVVGEYNGWYQIQYNGGFGYVYAKYTK; from the coding sequence ATGTTTAGGCAAAGGTCAAGGGTACTGGCTATACTTGTTGCAGCAATAATGGTATTTAGCATGTTTTTCTCTGCAATACCGCAGATAGCCTTTGCTGCAACGTCAAAAACGTTTGACTTTATTGAAGTTACCGATTTTCACGGTTATTTACAAAATGATGGTAAATTAAGTAATGGGACAACTTATAAGCAGCAAATAGCAGGTGTTTTGGCAAAACAAATTAAAGATATAAAAGCTCAAAATCCTGACAGAACTGTAATTTTATCTGGCGGAGATATGTTCCAAGGAACGCCGCTTTCCAACGTCTTAAAAGGACAGCCAGTTATTGACATGATGAAAAACATTGGCTTTGACGCAATAACTCTTGGGAATCACGAATATGACTGGGGTATTAATTCAGTAATTGATACGCAAAATGCTACACTTAAAGATTCAGCAATTCCCGTTCTTGCAGCAAATGTGTATGATAAAACAACTGGGAAGCCTGTGAGTTATGTAAAGCCCTATGTAATTATTGAAAGAGATGGAGTAAAAATCGGCATAATTGGCATCGTAGACAATAAAGAATTCCCAAATATAATAATGCCTGCATATATACAAAATGTTGAATTTAAAGATCCTGTTCCAATTGTAAATGACTTAGCGCAGCAGTTAAGACAACAAGGTGTGCAAATTGTTGTTGTACTGGCACATATGGGTGCATATCAAGATAAGTCAGGTAATGCAACAGGCAATCTTATAGACTTTGCAAAACAAGTTAAAGGTGTAGATGCTATATTTGGTGGACATACACATTCAATTGTCACTACAAGAGTAAATGGAATTCCTGTAGGGGTTGCTTACTATTATGGCAGAGGATTCATCGATTTAAAGATAACATTAAATGATGATGGCACAGTTACAACAGGCGATATGCAATACATTGATATTACAGGTTTGTATTCTACACAAAATCCTGTAGTGGATCCTGATGTACAAGCCATTGTTGATAAAGCTTCTAAAGATGTGGGACCTATATTTAACGAAGTGATAGGTCAAGCTGCAATTGACTTGACAAGGACTCAAAGTGCGCAACCTTATGGAGACTCTCTCTTAGGTAACTGGGCAGCACAAGTGACAAAGGATGCAGTAGGAGCAGATTTTGGTTTTGCTAATAATGGTGGGCTTAGGAGAGATATTCCAAAGGGCGATATAACTGTTGGAATGATGTATCAGCTGATGCCTTTTGACAACACAATAGTTACAATGAAAATGACAGGTGCGCAAGTAAAAACTATCCTTGAGCAGGCTGTTCAAGATGGAGGAAAGGGCATACAAGTTGCAGGACTTTCCTTTAAATATGACCCAACGAGACCTTCAATGCACAGAGTATTTGACATGAAAAAATCCGACGGAACACCAATAGCAATGGATAAGACTTATCTTGTTGCTACAAACAATTTCATGGGTACTGGCGGAGATGGCTTTAAAGGTTTTACAGACCCTGATGTTGTAAAAACCTATGTTGACACATATAAGCTTGTAAGAGATGCATTTATAGAGGCAGTTAAAGCGCAAAAAGTTGTTACTTCAAAAGTAGATAATAGAATTGCACCTGGTGCAAATAACAGTATATTAGTAACAGTACTTGCTACATCAGATATACATGGCAATATATTCCCATGGGACTACAACACTGCAAAACCTGCGAATAGAGGTCTTGCCAAAGTAGCTACTTATGTAAAACAAGTAAGAGAACAATATCCATATGTAGCATTAGTTGATAATGGAGATACAATTCAAGGAACGCCACTTTCTTACTACTATGACAAAATAGATACTAAAGCAGAGTATCCACTGGCGAAAGTAATGGGAGCAATGAAATATGATACCTGGACATTGGGCAACCATGAATACAATTATGGACTTGACGCCTTAAATAGGGTCATAAAAGACATGAGAAGTGAAGGTATCCATGTGCTTTCAGCAAATACTTACAAAGATGACGGAACAAACTTTGTTGACCCTTACTATATTAAGACATTTGATACGCCACAAGGACCTGTAAAAGTGGGTATATTAGGCCTTACAACCAAAACTATACCATCATGGGAAGATAAAGACCACTATGCAGGATTACACTTTAATGACCTTGTAGAGGAAGCAAATAAGTGGGTGCCTAAGTTAAGAGCAGCAGGAGCAGACATTGTAGTTGTTACTATGCATACAGGCGAAGAAAAGCCGACAGATGTGATACCAGAAAATCAAGTTATTGCTGTAGCAACGAAGGTAAATGGCATTGATGCAATAGTTGCAGGACATACACATATTAATATACCAGAACACGATTATAAGAACCCTGCAGGAAATACTGTTATAGTAACACAACCTGGTAAATGGGGTGAATATGTATCACAAATATACTTTGACATTGTCAAAAATGCGGAAGGCAAATGGGTAGTAGGAGATAAATGGAGCACGACTGTAAAAATGGACGATTCTATACAGGCAGATCCTGACATCATTAAACTGGCACAACCATATCAAGATGCAACACTTAAATACATAGGAACAAAAATTGGTGTTGCAGCAGGTGACTTCTTAGGTACTGAACAGACAGTAAAAGAGACAGCTATAATGGACCTTATCAATAAAGTTCAAAAATATTATGCAAAAACTGATCTATCAATTGCTGCACCACTTAGCAGTTCAGCAAAGATATTGAAAGGCGATATAACAATTCAGGACATCATGGGTGTATATGTATATGAAAACTACTTGTATGGAATAAAGATGACAGGAAAACAATTAAAAGACTGGATGGAATGGTCAGCAAGGTATTACAAACAAGTTTCCTCGCCAAATGATCCTATAACAAAAGATCCTACTTTAAATATACCTGATTACAATCTTGACCAACTATACGGCGCAAGCTATGTAATAGATTTAACACAACCAGCAGGGCATAGAATTAAGAATCTCAAAGTCAATGGCAAACTTGTAAAAGATGACGATGTATTCACAGTAGCAATAAACAACTATAGGTTTAACGGCGGCGGTGGATTTATGCAAGCTGCTGGAATAACAAATCCAGAAATCGTATTTGATTCCGCAAAAGCTTATGGCGACGACGGACAGGTAAGGAATTTGATGATCAGATACATTCAGGAGCATGGTACAATTACACCAACTGTTGAAAATTACTGGTATATCTCAACAACACCTGTAGAAGAAGAAATTGAAGCACCAGTACTACAACCTGCACCACAACCTGTATACAACTATGGCATTGTAACTGCATCAGCGCTTAACGTGAGGGCCGGCGCAAGCACTTCAGACAAAATTTTAGGAGTCCTTCCTGCCGGAAAAGTTGTGACATTGCTTGAAGAAGTCAACGGATGGTACAAGATTGACTACAATGGCAAGACAGGATACATCTACGGCAAATACGTTGCTGAAACGCCAAATCCGTCAAATGTAACTGTTTTGAAAGCTGTAAAAGTTACTGCTAAGAGCGGATTAAATGTAAGAGTAGGGAATTCTATAAATGCAAAGAAGATAGGAGCAGTACCATATGGTACAGAACTAAAAGTAGTTGGAGAATATAATGGATGGTATCAGATACAGTATAATGGCGGATTTGGATATGTATACGCAAAATATACAAAATAA
- a CDS encoding Fur family transcriptional regulator, with protein MRKQEAIKKLKDHNYKLTPQRELILDIMLNQQGYLSVREIYEKVKEVFPQISIDTVYRNLSLLKNINILNETTIGNNIMYVMQKEIHNHTMKCLKCGKIFELNICPLELWINQIKDFEIVDHKIEIVGYCKDCRANKN; from the coding sequence ATGCGTAAACAAGAAGCAATCAAAAAATTAAAAGACCACAATTACAAGCTCACACCCCAGCGAGAATTAATACTGGATATAATGTTAAACCAGCAGGGATATTTATCTGTGAGGGAAATATATGAAAAAGTGAAAGAGGTTTTCCCTCAGATAAGCATTGACACAGTTTATCGAAACTTAAGCCTTTTAAAAAACATAAATATTTTAAATGAAACAACAATTGGCAATAATATTATGTATGTAATGCAAAAAGAAATACACAATCACACTATGAAATGCCTAAAATGCGGTAAAATTTTTGAGCTAAACATATGCCCTCTTGAACTTTGGATAAACCAAATAAAAGACTTTGAAATTGTTGACCACAAAATAGAAATTGTTGGTTATTGCAAAGACTGCAGAGCCAATAAAAACTAA
- a CDS encoding metal ABC transporter permease, which yields MIDIFSYKFMIRAFIAGSIISIIAPLTGSFLVLRRLSQIGDTLSHVALAGVAAGILLGINPTLGSIIVVLLASFGIERLRNTYFRYSEISIAIVMSAGMAVAIILLSLSRSGATNIMNYLFGSIVSVTNTDVLLILTLGIIVVLSIVLLYKELLYITFDEEAAKISGIPVSYINFFFTILVALTVALSMRIVGALLVSALMVIPAAASLRIAQSFKQTIFYAILFSFISVFLGIFLSFYLNLSPGGSIVIVSLIIMGLASLKKR from the coding sequence ATGATTGATATTTTTTCATATAAATTTATGATAAGAGCCTTTATCGCAGGAAGTATCATTTCAATAATTGCACCTTTAACAGGTAGCTTTCTTGTCCTAAGACGGCTTTCACAAATAGGTGATACCCTTTCTCACGTTGCTTTAGCAGGAGTGGCAGCAGGTATTTTACTTGGAATAAATCCTACACTAGGTTCCATAATTGTAGTACTTTTAGCTTCTTTTGGAATAGAAAGACTGAGAAATACATATTTCAGGTATTCAGAAATATCAATAGCCATAGTAATGTCTGCAGGAATGGCAGTAGCAATAATTCTTTTAAGTCTTTCAAGAAGCGGCGCCACCAACATAATGAATTATCTCTTTGGAAGTATTGTCTCTGTAACAAATACCGATGTTCTTTTGATTTTAACCCTTGGCATTATAGTAGTTTTATCAATTGTTTTACTATATAAAGAACTTTTATACATTACATTTGACGAAGAAGCAGCAAAAATTTCAGGAATACCCGTAAGCTATATAAACTTCTTTTTTACAATACTTGTAGCATTGACCGTCGCTCTTTCCATGAGAATTGTAGGAGCACTTTTAGTATCTGCTTTAATGGTAATACCGGCTGCCGCAAGTCTAAGAATTGCCCAAAGCTTTAAACAGACAATATTTTATGCAATCTTGTTTTCATTTATATCAGTTTTTTTGGGAATATTTTTATCCTTTTACTTAAATCTTTCACCTGGCGGCAGCATAGTCATTGTATCACTAATAATCATGGGACTTGCCTCTTTGAAAAAAAGGTAA
- a CDS encoding LemA family protein, whose product MKNPLVVVLIVLVLIVILAFGTIYGTYNQLVALDENVNSKWSQIDNQLQRRADLIPNLVETVKGYAAHEKEVFESVNKAREKLLSANTVAEKAASNDELNTALGRLLAIAENYPNLKADANFRQLSDELAGTENRIAVARMDYNNAVQAYNTKIRSFPTSIIANMFGFKEREYFKADEAAKTVPKVDFSK is encoded by the coding sequence GTGAAAAATCCTTTAGTCGTTGTATTGATTGTTTTAGTTTTAATAGTTATACTGGCATTTGGGACGATTTACGGCACATATAATCAACTGGTAGCATTAGACGAAAATGTAAACAGTAAATGGAGCCAGATTGACAACCAGCTCCAAAGAAGGGCTGATTTAATTCCTAATTTAGTTGAGACTGTTAAAGGATATGCAGCCCATGAAAAAGAAGTTTTTGAAAGTGTAAATAAAGCGAGAGAAAAACTTTTAAGCGCTAACACTGTTGCTGAAAAAGCAGCTTCAAATGATGAATTAAATACAGCATTGGGAAGGCTTCTTGCTATTGCAGAAAATTACCCTAATTTAAAAGCTGATGCAAATTTCAGGCAGTTAAGCGACGAACTAGCGGGGACTGAAAACAGAATAGCTGTAGCGAGAATGGATTATAACAATGCTGTTCAGGCGTATAATACCAAGATAAGGTCTTTTCCTACCTCTATCATTGCTAATATGTTTGGCTTTAAAGAGAGAGAATATTTTAAAGCAGATGAAGCTGCAAAAACTGTGCCCAAGGTGGATTTTTCCAAATAA
- the dusB gene encoding tRNA dihydrouridine synthase DusB, whose translation MKIGDVVLKNNVFLSPMAGVTDKPFRLICQEMGCGLAYSEMVSAKGLYYGSENTKVLTDIDEEEKVALQIFGSDPDIMGEIARRLNDSKALILDINMGCPTPKIVKNGDGAALMLKPELAEKVMESVVKASNKPVTVKIRKGWDDSHVNAVEIAKIAESCGVKAVAVHGRTREQFYSGKADWSIIKKVKESVKIPVMGNGDIFTPEDAKRMLEETGCDAILIGRGAQGNPWIFKRTVHFLNSGELLPEPTIQEKIEVIIRHLEMMIEYKGERTGILEMRKHIAWYLKGLYGSAKLREAVFKMEKYEEIKEFLLNIGKTYV comes from the coding sequence TTGAAAATAGGCGATGTAGTTTTAAAAAATAACGTATTTTTATCTCCTATGGCAGGAGTTACAGATAAGCCCTTTAGATTGATTTGTCAAGAAATGGGTTGTGGCCTTGCATATTCAGAAATGGTAAGCGCCAAAGGCCTTTATTATGGCAGTGAAAATACAAAAGTGTTGACAGATATTGATGAGGAAGAGAAGGTGGCTCTTCAAATATTTGGTTCTGATCCAGATATTATGGGGGAGATAGCAAGAAGGCTAAATGATAGCAAAGCTTTAATTCTCGATATAAACATGGGATGCCCTACCCCTAAAATAGTTAAAAATGGTGATGGGGCGGCACTCATGCTAAAACCAGAATTGGCAGAAAAAGTGATGGAATCTGTCGTAAAGGCTTCAAATAAACCTGTAACAGTTAAAATAAGAAAAGGTTGGGATGATAGTCACGTAAATGCAGTAGAAATAGCGAAAATCGCTGAAAGCTGTGGTGTCAAGGCGGTAGCTGTTCATGGAAGGACGAGAGAACAATTTTATTCTGGAAAAGCAGACTGGAGTATAATAAAAAAAGTTAAAGAAAGTGTAAAAATACCTGTTATGGGCAATGGCGATATATTTACACCAGAAGATGCAAAAAGAATGTTGGAGGAAACGGGATGCGATGCAATTTTAATAGGACGAGGGGCGCAGGGTAATCCCTGGATATTCAAAAGAACTGTACATTTTTTAAATAGCGGAGAATTACTTCCTGAGCCGACAATACAAGAAAAAATAGAAGTGATTATCAGGCATTTGGAAATGATGATAGAATACAAAGGTGAACGTACAGGTATTCTTGAAATGAGAAAACATATTGCTTGGTATTTAAAGGGATTATATGGAAGTGCCAAACTCAGGGAAGCAGTGTTTAAAATGGAAAAGTATGAAGAAATAAAAGAATTTTTGTTAAATATAGGAAAGACCTATGTTTAG
- the asrA gene encoding anaerobic sulfite reductase subunit AsrA, producing MSYCVNIKRMNEILKELQKEYKIYAPVRFEKRGRYSDTDLIRYAEINSIEDVVYDEKSDFSPKEVIYPITQRLFYFTEDEYMESKVDDKKILILARPCDINGFRRLDTIFLKNGGTEDIYYKRLREKVKFILMECKKGGWDSCFCVSMGSNKTDDYSLAIRFDSDNILVEIKDNEFTGLFANEKEVEFTPEFVTSNPTKVNIPEIDSYELLKKIYDLDMWKSYNSRCISCGACTAVCITCSCFTTLDVTYTENGKVGERRRVQASCMHEDFTTMAGGLSFRKTAGERMRFRTLHKIYDYKLRFKDEHMCVGCGRCDERCPELISFPATINRLYDEVEKLKKAETIKKDIRQTASIEEVK from the coding sequence ATGAGCTATTGTGTAAACATTAAAAGGATGAATGAAATCTTAAAAGAATTGCAAAAAGAGTATAAGATATATGCTCCTGTGCGCTTTGAAAAGCGTGGTCGTTATTCAGACACTGATTTGATCAGATATGCAGAAATTAATTCAATTGAGGATGTAGTCTACGATGAGAAATCAGATTTCTCACCAAAGGAAGTGATATATCCGATTACCCAGCGATTATTCTACTTTACTGAAGATGAATATATGGAAAGCAAAGTGGATGACAAAAAGATTCTGATACTTGCTCGCCCTTGTGACATAAATGGTTTTAGACGACTTGATACCATATTTCTCAAAAACGGGGGAACGGAAGATATTTACTACAAGCGTTTACGGGAAAAAGTAAAATTTATTTTAATGGAATGCAAAAAAGGAGGTTGGGATAGTTGTTTTTGCGTCTCAATGGGTTCTAATAAAACCGACGACTACAGTTTAGCAATTAGATTTGATAGTGATAACATATTGGTAGAAATAAAAGACAATGAATTTACCGGTTTATTTGCCAATGAAAAAGAAGTAGAATTTACTCCTGAATTTGTTACTTCTAACCCGACAAAAGTTAATATTCCTGAAATTGATAGCTATGAGTTATTAAAAAAAATTTACGATCTCGATATGTGGAAAAGTTATAATTCAAGATGTATAAGCTGTGGAGCCTGTACCGCCGTGTGTATAACTTGCAGCTGTTTTACCACATTAGACGTAACATACACTGAAAACGGAAAAGTTGGCGAGAGGAGAAGGGTTCAGGCCAGCTGTATGCACGAAGATTTCACGACAATGGCAGGTGGATTAAGTTTCAGAAAAACTGCGGGAGAGCGGATGAGATTCAGAACTCTGCATAAAATTTATGACTACAAACTTCGTTTTAAAGACGAACACATGTGTGTAGGATGCGGGCGATGTGATGAAAGATGTCCTGAATTAATATCTTTTCCTGCTACAATTAATCGCTTGTACGATGAAGTGGAAAAACTCAAAAAAGCGGAGACAATTAAAAAAGATATAAGGCAAACAGCATCAATTGAGGAGGTAAAGTAA
- a CDS encoding metal ABC transporter ATP-binding protein, whose product MNLIELKNVNFSYDSKKVLSNVSLKINKGEFIAIIGPNGSGKSTLINIMVGNLIPTSGEVLYDGVNLQNIKNRSFISYVPQKSYSFNASFPASVEEVVSMGLYAKKGLFKRLSKKDWEEVYEALKIVDMLDYKQSLIGKLSGGQLQRVFIARSLVAKPEILFLDEPTAGIDAKSEKALYAILEKLNKEKGITIVMVTHDVWAITNKVTRIICMSEGKINEKCEAVDLTAGELAEVYGYPVKIAKHHHNGSVNND is encoded by the coding sequence ATGAATTTGATTGAACTTAAAAATGTGAATTTTTCTTACGATAGTAAAAAAGTTCTCAGCAACGTTTCTTTAAAAATAAATAAAGGAGAATTCATAGCAATCATTGGACCAAACGGGTCAGGAAAAAGCACACTTATCAATATCATGGTGGGAAATCTCATTCCCACTTCCGGCGAAGTTTTGTACGATGGAGTAAACCTACAAAATATAAAAAATAGGTCTTTTATAAGTTATGTACCCCAAAAATCTTATTCTTTTAATGCCTCTTTTCCTGCCAGTGTAGAAGAAGTAGTATCAATGGGATTATACGCAAAAAAGGGGTTATTTAAAAGACTATCCAAAAAAGATTGGGAAGAAGTCTATGAGGCTTTAAAAATTGTAGACATGCTCGATTATAAACAAAGTTTAATAGGAAAACTATCGGGTGGACAACTGCAAAGGGTTTTCATAGCTCGCTCTTTAGTTGCAAAACCAGAAATACTTTTTTTGGATGAGCCTACAGCAGGAATTGATGCAAAGTCTGAAAAGGCTTTATACGCTATCCTTGAAAAACTAAATAAAGAAAAAGGCATAACAATTGTAATGGTAACCCACGACGTTTGGGCAATTACCAACAAGGTTACAAGAATAATATGCATGAGTGAAGGTAAAATCAACGAAAAGTGTGAAGCCGTCGACCTTACAGCAGGAGAATTAGCTGAAGTATACGGATATCCAGTAAAAATAGCAAAACATCATCACAATGGGAGTGTTAACAATGATTGA
- a CDS encoding metal ABC transporter substrate-binding protein, which yields MKKALISMILIMALVLGLTSCGTKTAEPSKPVVYASFYPIYDLSSKIGGNKIVVKTIIPSGVEPHDWEPTTKDVAEMTKANTILYLGLGMDSWIDKIKSNAPNVAFYEVSKGVNPIKYGNETNPHIWLSPKEALIMAKNIKEALQKADPKSKDYFEKNYQSLKNTLENLDKEYTDALSQTKHKTFIVYHSAFDYLARDYGLKQEALVGMNEEAEASPARIGEIINLIKKENIKYIFTEPLTSPKPIQTIAKETGVQVLPLNTIEGLTKEDIKKKEDYISLMKQNLENLIKALE from the coding sequence ATGAAAAAAGCTTTAATCTCTATGATACTTATAATGGCTTTAGTTTTAGGTTTAACTTCTTGTGGCACAAAGACAGCTGAACCTTCAAAACCAGTAGTATACGCATCTTTTTATCCCATCTATGACTTGTCATCTAAAATAGGTGGAAACAAAATAGTTGTAAAAACCATTATACCATCGGGTGTTGAACCTCACGATTGGGAACCTACTACAAAAGATGTGGCTGAGATGACAAAGGCAAACACTATATTGTATTTAGGACTTGGTATGGATTCCTGGATTGACAAAATAAAAAGCAATGCTCCTAATGTAGCATTTTATGAAGTATCAAAAGGTGTAAACCCAATAAAATACGGCAATGAGACAAATCCACACATATGGTTGTCTCCAAAAGAAGCTTTGATAATGGCTAAAAACATAAAGGAAGCGTTGCAAAAAGCAGACCCAAAAAGCAAAGATTATTTTGAAAAGAATTATCAAAGCTTAAAAAATACATTAGAAAATCTTGATAAAGAATATACTGACGCTCTTTCACAGACAAAACACAAAACATTTATCGTATACCACAGCGCTTTTGATTATTTGGCAAGAGACTATGGACTAAAGCAAGAAGCACTGGTGGGAATGAATGAAGAGGCAGAAGCAAGTCCTGCTCGAATAGGTGAAATTATAAACTTAATAAAGAAAGAAAACATAAAGTACATTTTTACAGAGCCTTTAACTTCACCAAAGCCAATACAGACTATAGCAAAAGAAACAGGAGTGCAAGTTTTGCCTCTAAATACTATTGAAGGACTGACGAAAGAGGACATAAAGAAAAAAGAAGATTACATCTCTTTAATGAAACAAAACCTTGAAAACTTAATAAAAGCATTGGAGTAG
- the asrB gene encoding anaerobic sulfite reductase subunit AsrB: MSGNIMLPTPHKIIDIIRETENEYTFRIETIAKVKHGQFFQVSLPKVGEAPISVSAMGDGWVELTIRKVGKVTNEIFNLKPGDKIFMRGPYGNPFPLDDFKGKDLVIIAGGTGVSPVRSLLKYFYEHPDEIHSLYFIAGFKDEKSILFKEDLSNFRKRFNTIYTLDKDKIEGFEVGFVTEHIQKIPFNNFENYNVVIVGPPVMMHFAALECLKKGVTEDKIWLSFERKMSCGVGKCGHCKINETYVCLEGPVFNYTKAKNLLD, from the coding sequence ATGAGTGGAAATATAATGCTTCCAACTCCCCATAAAATAATCGATATTATACGCGAAACAGAAAATGAATATACTTTCAGGATAGAAACCATTGCAAAGGTAAAACATGGACAATTCTTTCAGGTATCTTTACCTAAGGTAGGAGAAGCCCCCATATCGGTAAGTGCGATGGGAGATGGTTGGGTAGAGCTCACCATACGAAAAGTGGGAAAGGTCACCAATGAAATATTTAATTTAAAACCCGGTGATAAGATATTTATGCGAGGGCCTTATGGTAATCCATTTCCTCTAGATGATTTTAAGGGTAAGGATTTAGTTATTATCGCTGGTGGTACTGGGGTTTCCCCCGTCAGAAGCCTTTTAAAGTATTTTTATGAACATCCAGATGAAATACACTCTCTGTATTTCATTGCGGGATTTAAGGACGAAAAGAGTATACTGTTCAAGGAGGATTTAAGTAATTTTAGAAAAAGGTTTAACACGATTTATACTCTTGATAAAGATAAGATAGAAGGCTTTGAGGTCGGCTTTGTTACAGAGCACATTCAAAAAATACCGTTTAACAATTTTGAAAATTACAATGTAGTAATTGTAGGTCCTCCTGTTATGATGCACTTTGCTGCTTTAGAATGTTTAAAGAAGGGTGTGACCGAAGATAAAATCTGGTTATCTTTTGAAAGAAAAATGTCTTGTGGTGTTGGCAAGTGTGGCCATTGCAAGATAAATGAGACATATGTTTGCTTGGAAGGACCTGTCTTTAATTATACTAAAGCAAAAAATCTGTTGGATTAA